One window of the Pyrinomonadaceae bacterium genome contains the following:
- a CDS encoding class I SAM-dependent methyltransferase, with translation MSATAINPNKALWEKGDFTRIAATMRESGEDLVKRIGISKGLKVLDLGCGDGTTALPAAQSGAEVLGVDIARNLVDAGNRRAASHGLTNITFREGDATNLHPIADEEFDLVVSIFGAMFAPKPFDVAKEMVRVTRPGGRIVMGNWIPNDPTLVAQILKISSAYTPPPPEGFISPMTWGIESNVTERFAGAGVPAEKISFDRDTFVFRFDGPPAAYVNEFRNYYGPTMNAFDAAETSGRAADLQRELEELFTSQNTSAEGTTIPATFLRVTVAR, from the coding sequence ATGTCAGCTACCGCCATCAATCCAAATAAAGCGCTTTGGGAGAAAGGCGATTTCACTCGCATCGCCGCCACCATGCGCGAAAGCGGCGAGGATCTCGTTAAGCGCATCGGCATCAGCAAGGGGCTCAAGGTGCTCGATCTTGGCTGCGGGGATGGTACTACGGCGTTGCCGGCGGCACAGTCAGGCGCTGAAGTTCTAGGTGTCGATATCGCGCGGAATCTGGTGGACGCTGGCAACCGGCGCGCAGCCTCGCACGGTCTCACGAACATTACTTTTCGCGAAGGCGACGCGACGAATCTGCACCCGATTGCTGACGAGGAGTTTGACCTGGTCGTCAGTATTTTCGGCGCGATGTTCGCCCCTAAACCTTTTGACGTGGCCAAAGAGATGGTGCGCGTGACGCGACCGGGAGGACGCATCGTCATGGGAAATTGGATTCCCAATGACCCGACGCTGGTCGCGCAGATTCTGAAGATCAGTTCCGCTTACACCCCGCCGCCGCCGGAAGGCTTTATCAGCCCAATGACCTGGGGCATAGAGAGCAACGTCACCGAGCGTTTCGCCGGCGCGGGAGTTCCGGCGGAAAAAATCTCGTTTGACAGGGATACTTTTGTCTTCCGCTTCGACGGCCCGCCGGCAGCATACGTAAATGAGTTCCGGAATTATTATGGTCCAACCATGAATGCATTCGACGCCGCGGAAACCAGCGGCCGTGCTGCCGACCTGCAACGTGAACTCGAAGAGCTTTTCACCAGCCAGAACACGAGTGCGGAAGGCACGACAATTCCGGCAACGTTTCTGCGCGTGACGGTAGCGCGCTGA
- a CDS encoding TlpA disulfide reductase family protein: MRLFLSLIICLMFALTVVAQKPAVTLEGQVVCCAECWAEADRTKVEFGTAEDLLKAKSCVEGGDPTLLAVREGDQFTLYQLEQGKFRLPGKNWLEFVGKRVGVTGSVQTKKDTKIFRVDELKVREPSPAERDAAKVVGSEVELKLKDLSGAEQSLSSFKGRIVVLNFWATYCIPCREEMPDLAAIQNEYAAFGVQVIGASTDEAADRAKVLQFIKETKINFPIWMGATSSDMLRFGLGTALPGSVIIGKDGRIARVISGVVNQADLKKQIDAMLSANVATTGEPTDPRQDIAVTTKRPGEVSSVPS; this comes from the coding sequence ATGCGTTTGTTTTTAAGTCTAATTATTTGCCTCATGTTCGCGCTGACAGTTGTGGCGCAAAAACCGGCGGTGACTCTCGAGGGCCAGGTCGTGTGTTGCGCGGAATGCTGGGCCGAAGCCGATCGCACCAAAGTCGAGTTCGGAACTGCTGAAGATCTGCTTAAAGCGAAGTCGTGCGTCGAGGGTGGCGATCCAACTCTGCTGGCGGTGCGCGAGGGCGATCAGTTCACGCTTTACCAACTTGAGCAGGGCAAATTTCGTTTGCCGGGGAAGAACTGGCTGGAGTTTGTTGGTAAGCGTGTGGGCGTGACCGGCTCAGTCCAGACGAAGAAAGATACAAAGATTTTTCGCGTCGATGAGCTAAAGGTCCGGGAGCCGAGCCCGGCTGAGCGCGATGCCGCGAAAGTGGTAGGCAGTGAAGTCGAGCTCAAGCTCAAAGATCTCTCCGGCGCCGAACAGAGTTTAAGTTCTTTCAAAGGCCGCATCGTTGTTCTCAATTTCTGGGCGACGTATTGCATCCCGTGCCGAGAGGAGATGCCGGACCTCGCCGCCATTCAAAACGAATATGCAGCGTTCGGGGTGCAGGTGATTGGCGCTTCAACTGATGAGGCCGCCGATCGCGCCAAAGTTCTGCAATTCATCAAAGAGACCAAAATCAATTTTCCCATCTGGATGGGAGCTACCAGCTCGGACATGCTGAGGTTTGGACTGGGAACCGCGTTGCCGGGTTCAGTCATTATCGGAAAAGACGGACGCATCGCGCGCGTGATTTCGGGTGTCGTTAATCAAGCCGATCTGAAGAAACAAATTGATGCCATGCTCTCTGCGAACGTGGCGACGACGGGCGAACCTACCGACCCACGCCAAGACATCGCCGTCACGACGAAGCGTCCGGGCGAAGTCTCTTCAGTTCCCAGTTGA
- a CDS encoding DUF4198 domain-containing protein, with amino-acid sequence MFLRRLLLTLIAVLVLLASATAHDLFLRLDTYFLKPNSKVTVRLMNGTFQQSDGAVARERLQDLTVITPNTRSLSESHFAWRAEGKTTLMDFETGQPGTYLMGASTRPREIELKAADFNDYLKHDGIPDTLAARKRDGQLGKDVRERYSKHVRAVFQVGDTLTEDYKKAFHYPVELIPQQNPYSLRAGQTISVLCLLEGKPIANQFVMAGWESRNGKLHTFAARADKNGMARITLRGAGKWFIKFIHMTPLSEPNLNYESKWASLTFEIK; translated from the coding sequence ATGTTTCTTCGCAGACTTCTCTTAACCTTAATCGCCGTCCTGGTTCTGCTTGCCTCGGCGACCGCCCACGATCTTTTCCTGAGACTCGACACATACTTTCTGAAGCCGAACTCAAAAGTGACCGTGCGGCTGATGAACGGAACGTTTCAGCAGAGCGATGGCGCGGTTGCCCGCGAGCGGCTGCAGGATTTGACCGTCATCACACCCAACACCCGGAGTCTCTCCGAAAGTCACTTCGCATGGCGCGCTGAAGGAAAGACGACGCTCATGGACTTTGAAACCGGGCAGCCCGGAACTTACTTGATGGGTGCTTCCACCCGGCCGCGCGAAATCGAACTTAAGGCGGCGGACTTTAATGACTATTTGAAGCACGACGGCATTCCCGATACGCTGGCCGCGCGCAAACGCGATGGTCAATTGGGCAAGGACGTGCGCGAGCGCTATTCGAAACATGTGCGCGCAGTCTTTCAGGTCGGCGACACGCTTACGGAGGATTACAAAAAGGCTTTCCATTATCCGGTTGAGTTAATTCCACAACAGAATCCTTATTCGCTGAGAGCCGGCCAAACGATTTCGGTGCTGTGTCTGCTGGAAGGAAAGCCAATCGCCAACCAGTTTGTGATGGCGGGTTGGGAATCGCGGAATGGCAAACTGCACACGTTCGCTGCGCGCGCCGATAAAAACGGCATGGCGCGCATCACGCTTCGCGGCGCGGGAAAGTGGTTCATCAAGTTCATCCACATGACGCCACTCTCTGAACCGAATCTGAATTACGAATCGAAGTGGGCGAGTTTGACGTTCGAGATTAAGTAA
- a CDS encoding CYCXC family (seleno)protein has protein sequence MKRSLTFVIIGVAAVALAAVALSCGQGQPAQTEQAARPDEHQSAPASSDAKSIPAHYETEPPRISLAATLEPEKFIGKTRDAYRIAREAPQLLAQLPCYCHCDRGLGHKSLHSCYVDDHAAHCAVCVDEVLIAYNLQKRGLSPQQIREEIVKQFGSLN, from the coding sequence ATGAAAAGATCACTTACTTTCGTGATTATTGGAGTTGCGGCTGTCGCGCTCGCGGCGGTTGCTTTGAGTTGCGGACAAGGTCAGCCGGCACAAACAGAACAAGCGGCACGCCCTGACGAGCATCAATCCGCGCCAGCTTCATCAGACGCGAAATCAATCCCCGCTCACTACGAAACAGAGCCACCACGAATCAGCCTGGCAGCCACGCTTGAACCGGAAAAATTTATAGGTAAGACGCGTGATGCTTACCGCATCGCGCGCGAGGCGCCGCAGTTGCTCGCGCAATTGCCTTGCTACTGTCACTGCGATCGCGGCCTTGGCCACAAGAGTCTGCACAGCTGTTACGTCGACGATCACGCAGCCCATTGCGCCGTCTGCGTGGACGAGGTTTTGATCGCTTACAACCTGCAAAAACGCGGGTTGTCGCCGCAGCAGATACGCGAAGAGATCGTTAAGCAGTTCGGCTCGTTGAACTAG